A genome region from Ursus arctos isolate Adak ecotype North America unplaced genomic scaffold, UrsArc2.0 scaffold_18, whole genome shotgun sequence includes the following:
- the LOC123001884 gene encoding N-acetyllactosaminide alpha-1,3-galactosyltransferase-like produces the protein MNLVISYLLHRYIDHYLKRFISSADRFFMVGHKVIIYVLICDFSRMPWIQLSPLRSIKVFEIEREKRWQDISMMRMKAISDHVVAHIQYEADFLFCMDVDQIFVRKYGLETLGESVAQLHAYWYMEDPIGLPYERSELSEAYIPFGMGDFYYHAAVFGGTPIQVLDIARECFKGIMNDKKNGIEAVWHDESHLNKYFFLHKPTKLLSPEYCWAFPKMDVPFIHSIKLCWAKKDYENLRVTM, from the coding sequence ATGAACTTAGTCATTTCTTATTTGCTTCACAGATACATTGACCACTATTTGAAGAGATTTATATCCTCTGCAGATAGGTTTTTTATGGTTGGCCATAAAGTCATAATTTATGTCCTGATATGTGACTTCTCCAGGATGCCCTGGATACAGCTGAGTCCCCTCCGTTCGATCAAAGTGTTCGAAATCGAGCGAGAGAAGAGATGGCAAGATATCAGCATGATGCGCATGAAGGCTATTAGTGACCATGTCGTGGCTCATATCCAGTATGAAGCTGACTTTCTCTTCTGCATGGACGTGGATCAAATCTTCGTAAGGAAATATGGATTGGAGACTCTGGGGGAGTCAGTAGCTCAGTTACACGCTTACTGGTACATGGAAGATCCTATAGGGTTGCCATATGAAAGAAGTGAGTTATCAGAAGCATATATACCTTTTGGTATGGGAGATTTTTATTACCACGCTGCTGTATTTGGTGGCACTCCCATTCAAGTTCTCGATATTGCCAGGGAGTGCTTCAAAGGAATCATGAATGACAAGAAAAACGGCATCGAAGCAGTGTGGCATGATGAAAGTCATTTAAACAAGTATTTCTTTCTCCATAAGCCCACTAAACTCTTATCACCGGAATATTGCTGGGCTTTTCCTAAAATGGATGTTCCTTTTATTCACAGTATCAAACTCTGTTGGGCTAAAAAGGATTATGAAAATCTTAGGGTGACAATGTAA